The following coding sequences are from one Shewanella violacea DSS12 window:
- a CDS encoding tetratricopeptide repeat protein, translated as MKILTCLCLSYSLFCSALVCAHVQLDVRVQHINDLLAADLNSQLASQTHTAQLLLQRGELHSESQHWDLAWQDYQGAMENTHDANLRMDIWYYMGRMRLQSGMPDEAYRLLSKVIKLDPSYESARLNLARTYIELSDYRAAMDEMDIFMSLLPRPTPDQYIERANMARQIESDGQSLVIEGLNEGVNRLGPIVSLVDLLVDSYLAQGKHKEALRVIELLPRDINSLPRWQLKKGDIYQEQKQYLDAETAYKKGLNRINNMPEHRRLTSAVEALRNQLEAKLLN; from the coding sequence ATGAAGATATTAACTTGCTTATGTCTCAGTTACAGCCTGTTTTGTTCGGCACTTGTGTGTGCCCATGTCCAGCTAGATGTTCGAGTGCAGCATATAAACGACTTGCTAGCTGCTGATTTAAATAGCCAATTAGCCTCTCAGACTCATACTGCCCAGCTATTACTGCAGCGCGGAGAGCTTCATAGTGAGAGTCAACACTGGGATTTAGCCTGGCAAGATTATCAAGGTGCCATGGAAAATACACATGATGCCAATTTGCGTATGGATATCTGGTATTACATGGGGAGAATGAGGCTGCAGTCCGGGATGCCAGATGAGGCCTATAGGTTACTCTCTAAGGTGATTAAACTCGACCCCAGCTATGAGTCGGCCAGGCTCAATCTGGCGCGCACTTATATAGAACTTAGTGATTATAGGGCGGCGATGGATGAGATGGATATTTTCATGAGTTTGTTACCGCGTCCCACGCCGGATCAATATATAGAGCGTGCGAATATGGCAAGGCAGATAGAAAGTGATGGCCAAAGCTTGGTCATAGAGGGGCTCAATGAAGGTGTTAATCGGCTAGGTCCTATCGTAAGTCTAGTGGACTTATTGGTCGACAGTTATCTTGCACAAGGTAAGCATAAAGAGGCGTTGAGGGTTATCGAGCTATTACCCCGTGACATTAATAGCTTGCCTCGTTGGCAACTTAAGAAAGGAGATATCTATCAAGAGCAGAAACAATATCTTGATGCCGAAACAGCCTATAAAAAGGGCCTAAACAGAATAAATAACATGCCGGAGCATAGACGTTTAACCTCGGCAGTAGAGGCTTTAAGAAACCAACTCGAAGCTAAGCTGTTAAATTAA
- a CDS encoding Re/Si-specific NAD(P)(+) transhydrogenase subunit alpha translates to MIIGIPREILAQESRVAATPATVIQLKKLGFSVVVQSGAGELANFKDEAYREAGAEIVSLEDAFQADLILKVNAPTINSDTGVDEADLLKPGATVASFVWPAQNPDLLEKFKAKGINLLAMDMVPRISRAQSLDARSSLANVDGYRAVIEAANHFGRFFTGQITAAGKVPPAKVLIIGAGVAGLSALGAAGSMGAIVRAFDTRPEVKEQINSMGAEFLELDFEEESGSGDGYAKVMSKAFIDAEMELFREQAKDVDIIITTALIPGKPAPKLILEDMVYLMKPGSVIVDLAAANGGNCELTVPGEVTVVNNVTIIGYTELSRRLPTQASQLYGTNLVNLLKIMVPEKDGNYEINFDDEVIRGLTAVKEGEITFPPPVIQVSAQPKAKEEAVAEVIEPKPKNPWVKPGLALVAAGLFGMIANAAPIEFIQHFSVFVLSCIVGYYVVWNVSHSLHTPLMSVTNAISGIIVVGALVQMNSDNTAVLVLSGIAILIASINIAGGFTVTQRMLKMFRKD, encoded by the coding sequence ATGATAATCGGAATACCAAGGGAGATCCTCGCGCAGGAGAGCCGGGTAGCCGCGACACCAGCCACTGTGATACAGCTTAAGAAATTAGGCTTCAGTGTTGTGGTACAAAGCGGTGCCGGAGAACTAGCTAATTTCAAAGATGAGGCGTATCGAGAAGCTGGCGCCGAGATTGTTAGCCTTGAAGATGCATTTCAAGCCGATCTTATACTGAAAGTTAATGCACCGACTATCAATAGTGATACGGGTGTTGACGAGGCAGATTTATTAAAACCTGGTGCTACGGTAGCAAGTTTTGTATGGCCGGCTCAGAACCCTGACCTGTTAGAAAAATTTAAGGCTAAAGGTATTAATCTACTGGCTATGGATATGGTGCCACGTATTTCACGTGCACAATCTCTCGATGCCCGTAGCTCTTTAGCCAACGTCGATGGTTATCGCGCCGTTATCGAAGCTGCGAATCATTTTGGACGTTTCTTCACTGGACAAATCACCGCCGCGGGTAAAGTTCCGCCGGCAAAAGTCTTGATTATCGGTGCCGGTGTTGCTGGTCTTTCAGCCTTAGGTGCCGCGGGGAGTATGGGCGCCATAGTGCGAGCCTTCGATACTCGTCCCGAAGTGAAAGAGCAGATTAACTCCATGGGCGCCGAATTTCTGGAGCTGGATTTCGAAGAGGAGTCTGGATCTGGTGATGGTTATGCCAAGGTGATGAGCAAGGCATTTATCGATGCCGAGATGGAACTCTTCCGCGAGCAGGCCAAAGATGTCGATATTATTATCACTACGGCACTGATCCCTGGTAAGCCCGCTCCCAAGCTTATTCTTGAAGACATGGTCTACCTGATGAAGCCTGGCAGTGTGATTGTCGATCTTGCTGCGGCTAACGGCGGTAACTGTGAACTCACGGTACCGGGTGAAGTCACAGTGGTTAACAATGTGACCATTATCGGTTATACCGAGCTATCCCGTCGTCTTCCGACTCAAGCCAGTCAGCTATATGGTACTAACCTAGTTAACCTGCTTAAAATCATGGTGCCTGAGAAAGACGGTAACTATGAGATTAACTTCGATGACGAAGTTATCCGCGGCTTGACTGCCGTGAAGGAAGGGGAGATCACTTTTCCGCCACCAGTTATCCAAGTCAGCGCTCAGCCCAAAGCTAAGGAAGAAGCCGTAGCCGAAGTGATTGAGCCTAAGCCTAAGAACCCTTGGGTAAAGCCTGGACTTGCCCTAGTTGCTGCTGGCTTGTTTGGTATGATTGCCAACGCGGCCCCGATTGAGTTTATTCAGCACTTCAGCGTATTCGTGCTTTCCTGCATCGTGGGTTACTACGTGGTGTGGAACGTAAGCCATTCACTACATACACCATTGATGAGTGTGACCAACGCCATTAGTGGCATCATAGTGGTAGGTGCATTAGTGCAGATGAACAGTGACAATACCGCTGTATTGGTATTGT
- a CDS encoding 3'-5' exonuclease has protein sequence MAKLLNCWLRSRLCWRAFKSRSQEMQGYYRELMPLMGQDVYRANLMALDLEMTGLDPNHDQILSIGIIPIEAGMLKLDRAQHKLIRVHGSVGQSATIHGILDRHLQDAIEIEDGISWFLAQTRGKVLVAHHAPLDISFLQDAISRVKGEPVTLLAIDTLAVERRRLLRKQEVLQTGSLRLGACRIRYGLPIYGAHDALVDALACGELLLAQICAIAQGEGLTVGELVFIK, from the coding sequence ATGGCTAAGTTATTAAACTGCTGGTTAAGGTCCAGGCTATGTTGGCGTGCTTTTAAAAGCCGTTCACAGGAGATGCAGGGGTATTACCGCGAGCTTATGCCGTTAATGGGTCAAGATGTTTATCGGGCGAATTTGATGGCACTGGATCTGGAGATGACAGGTCTGGACCCTAATCATGATCAGATATTAAGCATAGGGATAATTCCAATAGAGGCTGGCATGCTCAAGCTAGACAGAGCCCAGCATAAACTCATTCGAGTCCATGGTAGCGTGGGCCAGAGTGCGACAATACACGGGATCTTAGATAGGCATCTGCAAGATGCGATTGAGATAGAAGATGGCATCAGCTGGTTTCTGGCTCAAACCAGAGGAAAGGTGCTGGTGGCACATCATGCTCCTCTGGATATAAGCTTCCTGCAAGATGCCATCTCCAGAGTCAAAGGGGAACCGGTGACATTACTGGCTATCGATACCTTGGCCGTCGAGCGCAGACGTTTACTGCGTAAACAAGAGGTGTTGCAAACAGGCTCTCTTAGATTAGGCGCTTGCCGTATTCGATATGGCTTACCTATTTATGGGGCTCATGATGCCTTGGTCGATGCTTTAGCCTGCGGTGAACTCCTATTGGCTCAGATCTGCGCCATTGCCCAGGGTGAAGGATTGACGGTAGGAGAGTTAGTGTTTATCAAGTAG
- a CDS encoding DUF294 nucleotidyltransferase-like domain-containing protein yields MDASELQPISQFIKALAPFDCLTEAALERCCRSLTIGYYSKASMIVPLDASHPQLYIVRSGAFEVRDDDGELVDRLGEGDYFGFLSLLSGEKICNRVQILEDGLVYHLDPDTFNDLRGENRHFDRFFIDRFFNRAFAKRLRHQDRLKAKELATTSRVNTLMSTQPLVIDSKASVGDAAKKMRLARVSSVLVMDNHRLVGILTDRDLRNRVLAEGQGVHLPVHQAMTPGPITLISSSLVFEAMLLMSEQSIHHLPIVEEGVPIGILTSTDILRGQSSQPLLLIGEIKRQDTVESLIKVSKKISLLLQNLISADARAEEIGRILTSVTDALTRRLIVLNQQLLGEAPMAFCWLAFGSQGRQDQAACSDQDNGLLLAHEPDEAAAAYFEALAKSVCTGLDLCGYVYCPGEIMAQNPQWRLTLSQWQHKFETWVNTPDPKALMHASIFFDMRPVYGPKSLFDNLQDTVLSNTKGNDIFLAGMAGNALTESPPLGFFKQFVLERDGREVKGIDLKHKGNALINDIARVYALSAGIKEVNTAKRIRLLMELNIINPKDGLNLADAHEFIAHMRLSNQGYQDKHSQEITNYLKPQHLSSLVRHQLRDAFKVVYDAQSGIKLKFTRSF; encoded by the coding sequence ATGGATGCAAGTGAGCTACAGCCAATATCTCAGTTTATTAAGGCCCTGGCGCCGTTTGATTGCTTAACAGAAGCCGCCCTCGAGCGTTGCTGTAGAAGCTTAACTATTGGCTATTACAGCAAGGCATCGATGATAGTTCCCTTAGATGCAAGCCATCCCCAGCTTTATATCGTGCGCAGTGGGGCATTTGAGGTGCGAGATGATGATGGCGAGTTAGTCGACAGGCTCGGTGAAGGGGATTATTTTGGTTTTCTTTCGCTGCTGTCCGGTGAGAAAATCTGTAATCGGGTACAAATATTAGAAGATGGCCTGGTCTATCACTTAGATCCCGATACGTTCAATGACCTGCGTGGTGAAAATCGCCACTTCGATCGTTTCTTTATCGATCGTTTTTTCAATCGGGCCTTCGCGAAACGACTTCGTCATCAAGACAGATTAAAGGCAAAAGAGCTGGCGACCACGAGTCGGGTAAACACCTTGATGTCGACGCAGCCTCTGGTGATCGATAGTAAAGCTTCGGTGGGTGACGCCGCTAAAAAGATGCGCTTGGCGCGGGTCTCCTCGGTGCTGGTCATGGATAATCACCGCCTGGTGGGGATCTTGACCGACAGAGACTTGAGAAATCGCGTGCTGGCCGAAGGGCAAGGTGTTCATCTACCTGTGCATCAGGCCATGACCCCTGGGCCGATAACATTGATATCGAGCTCGCTAGTATTTGAAGCCATGCTACTCATGAGTGAGCAGAGCATTCATCACTTGCCTATAGTGGAGGAGGGCGTCCCCATAGGGATCCTCACCAGCACAGATATATTGCGTGGCCAAAGCTCTCAACCTTTACTGCTTATCGGTGAGATAAAGAGACAAGATACAGTCGAGAGTCTTATTAAGGTGAGCAAAAAGATCTCCTTGTTGCTGCAAAACCTGATCAGTGCCGATGCTAGAGCCGAAGAGATTGGCCGGATACTGACGTCGGTGACGGATGCTCTGACCAGGCGCCTTATTGTGCTGAATCAGCAGTTACTGGGTGAGGCGCCCATGGCATTTTGTTGGTTGGCGTTTGGTTCTCAGGGGCGACAAGATCAGGCTGCTTGTTCCGATCAGGACAATGGTCTGTTACTCGCCCATGAACCCGATGAGGCCGCAGCGGCCTATTTTGAGGCCTTGGCTAAATCTGTCTGCACTGGACTTGATCTGTGTGGTTATGTTTATTGCCCTGGGGAGATAATGGCGCAAAATCCGCAGTGGCGTCTCACCTTGAGCCAGTGGCAACATAAATTTGAAACTTGGGTTAATACACCGGATCCCAAGGCGTTGATGCACGCCAGCATCTTCTTCGATATGCGTCCTGTCTACGGCCCAAAATCCTTATTCGATAACCTGCAAGATACTGTGCTATCGAATACTAAGGGCAATGATATCTTCCTTGCCGGGATGGCGGGGAATGCCCTTACTGAGTCACCGCCCTTGGGCTTCTTCAAACAGTTTGTTTTAGAGCGTGATGGCCGTGAGGTCAAGGGCATAGATCTGAAGCATAAGGGCAATGCGCTTATTAATGATATCGCCCGAGTCTATGCCTTGTCGGCCGGGATCAAGGAGGTGAATACGGCAAAAAGGATCCGTCTATTGATGGAACTCAATATCATTAATCCCAAAGATGGCCTTAATCTGGCCGATGCCCATGAGTTCATCGCCCATATGCGCCTATCTAATCAAGGCTATCAAGATAAGCACTCACAAGAGATCACTAACTATCTTAAGCCTCAGCATCTGTCTTCTCTGGTGCGCCATCAGCTTAGGGATGCTTTTAAGGTGGTCTATGACGCCCAATCTGGCATTAAACTTAAATTTACCCGGAGTTTTTAA